The genomic window AAACCCAATGGTAAGGTTTGCTACAAAGGCTTTTATTAATGCAGTAGCAAGAGAATAACATGGCCAGCGAGGAAAAAGCTGCAATAAATTCAGAGCTTCGATTTATCACACTTGAGCTTATGAAAATTGCGGCAAGAAAGCGCCTCCCATTCAAGCAGATAGCAGGGGAATTCATATCAAACGTCTATCTGCTTGAAAAGCAGATAAGGCAGAAAACTCCGAGCTTTTCCATGCCTGCCGCAAAGGCAAAGTGGGCTGACAGGAAGGACAGGATTTGAAATTTTTTTGGCCTTTGTTTTCATAAAGGTTGGCGTGAATGCCTGACAAAAAGCGCTAATCTGCAGGTTCAACCGGTTTGGGGCTGATGAATTGGACAACGCGAAAAAGGCAGTGCTTCTCACCCGATTCATGTTCTCAACCCCTAAAAGCCACGTCTCGATGCTGCTTCTGGTTGCCCTGGGGATTGCGTTTGGAGTTGCGGCAAGCACGATGGGGTTTTTGCAGCAGGGCACAGGAATAATTGAAGCTGCTCTAAGCGGCCTTTTCCTGCTCACGGCCCCTGCTGTCCTAAGCGCGCTGACAATGATTGCAGTCAAGCGGAAACTGGCGGCGCGCAGGGTATTTTTTCTCTCCTTTATCTGCACTGTTTTGTATGCCGGCTTTTTCCTTGCCTCCATAGCCACGCGGGAGAACTTTGGAGCAGTGTCCGAAAGGCTTGTGTTTGTAGGCTTTGGGGTGAGCTTTGTTCTCTGGTTCCTGATTGCAAAGATTGTTTTCAGCCTCAACAAGTCTGCCGTTGCCTATGCGGCAGTCCAGGCGGGATATAATTTCGCATTTTTTGCTGCAAGCCAATATCTTTCATCCGGGCAAAGCCTGTTCCAGATATTTTTCAAGGTTTATTTTGCGGGTTTTGTGTTCCTTGTCGGCGCCTATGCGGCATTCTGGATAATTGACGCGCCAATGAAGCGCAACTTCGGGATTTCATCCACAAAAGCCATTTCGATGTTTTTGGGCCAGTGGCTCTCCTCCTCGCAGGACCTTGAAAAAACTTTTGAGTCAATTGGACAGGACATTGAAACGCTTGTCGGATACCTTTCATTCAAGGCTAAAAACCTGCATCTGGTATTGGTAGTCCCCTACATCCACTACGGCCCTTTTGGCAACCTTGGCGGCTCCGAATTTTCCTACAGGATTTGTGCCTCGCTTGAAAAAAGCCTGGGCTGCAAGGCAATGGCATTCCACGGCACTGCAAACCACGACTTTGACCCGGTTTCGCACCAGCAGCTGTCTAAAATAACGGCTCCAGTTGAAAAAAGCATCAGGGCTGCAAGGCACGAAGGAGCACTGGCCGCATATGCGCAAGGCAAATGCGCAAATGCGCATGTGGATGCGTACCAGATAAACGGCTGCGCATTTATGGGGCTTTCAAGGGCGCCGCAAACAACAGAGGATGTTGATTTCGGGGCAGGCCTCTCAATAATGAACGAGGCTGAAAAGATTGTGCCATGTGCAATTGCAGCAGACCAGCACAACTCCGAGACCGGTGACATTACTTTTTTCAGTGCAGGAAGCCTGCCTGCATTTCAGTATCTTGATGCAGCAAGGCAGGCGTGCGCAAAGGTTTCCAAAGTAAGAGGCCAAAAGACAAGACTCGGGTTTGCGCAAGCCTCCCCTGGCTCAAAATCCATTGGAAGCGGCGGGATAAAAGTGCTTGACTTGCAGATAGGCAAGGCGCACAACTTCATTATCCTGTTTGACTCAAACGGGGTGACTCCAGCATTTAGAAGCAGGCTTCTCTCAAAAATCGAGGCAGGGTGCAGGCAGAATGGCTTGAAGCTTCAAAAAGCAGAAGTGTACACGACCGACACGCACCAGCTCAACATGATAAGAGGAGTGCTCAACCCAATAGGAAGCTCGCCCGAGCCACAGGTTGAAAAGATGGTTTTGCAGGCGGTGTTCAAGGCGGCAGGCAACCTTGAGGAATATAAGTTCCACTATGGCAAGGAAAGGATACGGATGAGGGTTTTTGGGCAAAACCAGTCAACAGAAATAATAAGCACGGTCAACTCAATCTGGGCGGTTGCAAGAGTTGCAATACCCGCCATACTGCTTGCAAGCATACTTTTGATATTATACGGGCTTTCAAAGTTCTAGCCGTCTTGCGTTTCTGCCAGATTTTCACCTGCACCGGCTTTGGCAAATCCTGCAACAGATGGAGTATTGCCATGCTATCTTTTATGCAGCATTATTGCCTGGCCGTACACTTCCAAAAGTTTCTTTGCGCATTTTTTGGAGCTGAATTGCAAGGCACTATGCCTTGCCGCCTTTGACACGCGCGAGGGATTCTTGCAGTCAAGGGCTTCAATTATGGCCTGCGCTGCGCTTTGCGGCCTGTCTTCAAACAAAAACCCGTTTTCCCTGTCCACCACAGCCTCGCTTGTTGCAAAGCCTTCAAGCACGCAGGCTGGAATGCCGCAGGAGAGGGCCTCAAGAACGCTCAGGCCCTGTGTTTCAAATTTGGATGGCTGCACAAAACAGTCCGCGCTGTTGTAAAGCCCTACTATCCGGTTGCGCGGCACATATCCCATGAACTTGACAACTCCCGAAAGACCGAGCCTTTGCACCTGCCCCATATAGTAATGCAGGGCAGGCCCTTTGCCGCAAATTAGTATGGCAGCATCCTTGCTCTCCCTTGAGAGGATTTTTGCCGCCCCTATCAGAAGCTCAAGGTTTTTTTCCCGCACAACGCGGCCGACATACAAGGCAACTTTTTTTCCCCTTAAGCCGGCAGCGGCGGGGTTTTTCCGCTTTAGCGGGATGAAAAAATCAGTGTCAACCCCGTTTGGGACAACGGTTGCTTTTATTCCGTGTGATGCAAGCCTGGACTGCGCAAACCTGCTTGGGCAGGTTGCAACATCGAAGCTTGGGAAAAACCATTTCAAGTATGCCCAGATTGCCCGCTCGGTGATGCTTCTGACGTGCCTTGAGCTGCTTATGTAGTGGGTTGCATCCGTGACTAGCGTGTGGAAGGTGGCAACAGAAGGAAGCCCAAGCTCCCCTTTCGTGTGCAGGGCTGCAAGGCCCATTGTTGCAAGCGCATGGCAGTGGAGCAGCTGCGGGGAAAACCTGCGTGCAGCACTTGGGGCGCCAAAAGGAAAAATTGCGACTTTGTAGCTTGGGTATGGGATGAAAGGGACTGACTTGAAGTAGCAGACATTGCCATCCGGATTTGCCTTGGCGTCTAAAGTCGAGCCTGAAGACATGATGCTTACTGTGTGCCCAAGCCCCTCAAGTGTCTTGCGCGTCTCCACAATGCTGGATACAACGCCGTCCACGTTTGGCAGGTATGTGTCAGTGAAAAAAACAATTTTCATATAAGCCCTCCGGCTTGAAGTCCCAATCAGGCGGCTTGGGGTTTTGGGTTTACTTGGGATTTTAATTTGGCTTGAGGTTTTTTAGGACTTGGACAAGGTCTGCAGGAGTCAAAAGCAGGATGTTGCCCTGATAGTGCTCAAGCTTGAGCGCAACGAAGTGCTTGGCAGGCACAGCAAGAAGCTTCTTGAATGCATCGAGGGATTTCTGGTCCTCAAAAACAATTACAGTAAGGCCAGTCCCAACTGTGTTGAGCGCCCTGACGGCCGTGGATGGCCCCTGGTAAATATGAATATATATGTCCTGGCCTATTGAAATTTTAGAGTCATAGTCCTTGCTTGAGAGAAGCGGGGTGAAGCGGATTGCCAGGTTTACGAAAATGTCGCGAAGCTGCCTGAATAGCACAAGATACGTCGCGCTTTTCTTGCTTGAGCCTGCCCACTCGCACAGGCCCCACATGCCATTTTTCTCAAAAACAATTCCCTTTTTTTGCATCTTCTCAAGCACGCGCTCAAGGTTGTAGTCGCCAATTAGGATTGGCTTGCCGCCAAAGGAAATCTTCCTGAAGGCATTTTTTATCTCCTGCAGGCTTAGTGGCATGTAATCCCAGGAATAGTCCCTGTTAACCTGCCTCATCAGGCCGGCAACCGTTTGCAAGGTTACAGGTATCTTGATGGTTGAGGTCGGCGGAAAGTCCGGTATGTCAAGTGAGAACATCTCGATTTCAGGCCGCCTCAGGTATGCGCCGATTGCCGCCATTAATAGTGCAAGGACGCCAAGGGCAATGTTTATTGGTTCCTCATAAAACGCCTTTGTCAGAGTGTACTGCATGGGAATCTGGGTCTTTACCTTTCCAATCGTTATTGTGAATGTGTAGTTGCCCTGGTCAAGCGGCCCGGTTGTATACGTGAGTGTATCCTTGGAGAGCTGGTCGATTTCGGCGCTTCCAAGGGCCACAGTTGCGCGCGGAACCCTGATTTTGATCCCGTCCGGGGCATATACCGAAAACTCAAAATTACCCCGTGCAAAATCCTGTTTTTCAACCTTGATGGTGATTTTTGCTATTTCAAAGATTGCTTTAGCATAGACGTAGCCCTTTTCGTCCACCACACGGGCAAGATAAACGCCTGGCTGCAGCGAGGCGTCAAAATCAAAAGGGACAGGGGACTGGAGGCTTGTCTCGGTTTTTTGTAGCGGGGAGCTTTTTACCGCAACCCAGTCCTTAACTGCCTGGAAAAAAAGGACTTTTTTCTTCTCCTCGTTTTCGCGCATAACTGCAGTCAGGCGCACCGGCTGGCCTGTCACATCGGAGGAGAGGACTGAGAATCCGTCCTTGAAGTATATGTCGCCTTTTTGCTCCTGCGAGATGAGAAACAGCTTTGAAAAGCCGTTTACTTTCCTGCCCTGCGAGTCCTGGGCCTGGGCTACAAACCTTGCAAAATTCCCGTTAAGCGAATAGGGGTTGGTGAAAATGAAAAATTGCCCTCCTGTCGAGTTGTTTGCGCTTATGTCAACCATTGCGTTTGCAAGCTGGGAGAGCCAGGGAAGCGAGACTACAAGGTGCGCAACATCCTGGGAGGCCGCCTCCCCGTTGTTGCGCCAGCCTGGGTCAAGGCTTTGCGGCAAGGCAATAAAATAGCCATTGTTGATTTTGACCGAATAAATTGTCCCAAAATACGTTTCAACGCCGCCTGCTGAGGAAAAAAGCTCATATTGCGGGTCGTACAGATTGATTGGAGCCGCGGAGGTTGTCTTGGATTTGGCAGGACCAAAGCTTAAGCCCAGCTTTGCAATGCGGCTTTGGTCCGATTGCTTGATTGAGCCCTTGTCATCAAGGTAATATTGGTCGAACCTGAAGCCAAGGTAGACGATTGTGACTCCCCTCTCAAGCAAGTTAAGCATCGACTTTCCTGAATCCTGCTTGCCAATCAAAAGCTCCGGCATGTGGCCGGTAGGGACAATGACTATTGAGTTGCCAGGAATCTTGTAAAGCATCGAGGGGTCAAGATCAGAGGCATACATGCCATAATAAGATAGCTGCCTGTCAAGCCCCCGTCTAAACTGCCTGTAGGTATCGGCCTGGACGCGCGGGCCTTGAAGCACAAAAATCTGAGAGGGAACCTGAGACTGATAAACCTTCAGGCTCAGGTTTGCCCCCGAAATGTTGAAAAAATCGTATGTGCCGCCAAAATAGGCGCTGTGCGAAAACTGCTGCTCCGAGCCATAAGTGGCAATGCCGTAGTCGGTAAAATTCAGGTAGAATGAGGGTGGCGGAAGGTCGTCAGGGTCAACCGGGGGCTTTATGTCCACAGGGCGCAGGGTTGTCAGGAGAAAGGCTACAAGAAAAACAATGACAATGGCTGCCGCAACTCCGATTTTTGCAAGCGAGGCGTAGAGCGGGCTTTTGGATTTTGTTGCCTGCCTTTCAATCTCCCTTGCAACCTCTTCGTTGTAGATGGGATGCTTTGAGCCGGCATCATTTTTTTGAGCCTTTGCCTGCTGCACAGGCTGCAGCCCCTGCTGCTTTTTTTCCTTTTGCGGCCTGATAAAGCCGGATGCGGCGGTTTTTGCCCCGCTTACAAGAGAAGCGAGCTTTTCAATGCCCTCCTTGCTTGAGCCTGCAACCTGAAAGTGCCTGACAATTGAGAATTTGCGCTTTGGCTCAAAGACATAGGTATTTTTGGATATTTTGAGTCCTGCTGCTGCAATTTTTGGCGCGTCTGGCCTTGAAAGCTTTTTTACGGGTGCTGCTTTTGTTGCCATTTCACTCACGAAATCCTGTTTTATGGATTTTGCATTGCGCTGTCTTGAAGCTGAGGGCCGCAGGCAAAAAGCCCGTGGCGTGGCAGGGCGCAGGGGGCCTTACTGCTTGAGGCTTATGAAGCCGTCAGTCACAAGCTTGTTGAGCATCAGCTCTACCCTGTTTTCTGACACGCCGTGCACGCGGGCAAAATCGGACACGTTGATTTCCCCGTTGTGCTCATTGAGCCATTCCTGGATTTTCACCTTAAGCACTTCATCCGAATAAGTCTCCAGCTGCTTTAGCCGCAGCTTGTACTCGTCATTGAGCAGCTTGAGGTCGTAATTCTCCCGCGCAAGCTGCATGTTGGACTCTGCAAGGTCGGAGACCTTTTTTTGAAGGAGCTTGACTTCGTTTTTAAGGTTGTCATAAAACGAATAAAGTTTGTCGTAATCGCCGGTGACGTACTCGTTCATGTCGTTTAGGGCAGAGTCCAGAAGCTGGTAGATTTGCTTGCTGTCAACCGAATAGGCGCTTTGGACTAGGGTGAGTATGTTGAAAAAATACTTGATTATGTCAAGCCTCCTTTTTTTGGGGCTCATGCCAGGAACGTATGAATAGAGAACTTCGATTTTGGCCGGGTGAAAATACGCAATTGAAAACAGGTAGGGGTTCTTCTGTATGTCCCTGCTTTCCACGTTTATTGCAACAACTACCTCTTTTTCTGCAACAAGCTCAAGAAACGAAAGGATAGAGAGGGAAGAAAAAAGGTCGGACTGGCTGCCGCGCCTTATTGCCTCTATTGAAAAGCCGCCTACGCGCGGCCCCTCGTTGGTTTTTTCAGCCATTTTTCGCACCCAAAATTTTCATAAGGCATGCCGCCTTTGCATGAAACGCACGGCCGGCCGTCGGCAAG from Candidatus Parvarchaeota archaeon includes these protein-coding regions:
- a CDS encoding DUF2070 family protein, yielding MCRFNRFGADELDNAKKAVLLTRFMFSTPKSHVSMLLLVALGIAFGVAASTMGFLQQGTGIIEAALSGLFLLTAPAVLSALTMIAVKRKLAARRVFFLSFICTVLYAGFFLASIATRENFGAVSERLVFVGFGVSFVLWFLIAKIVFSLNKSAVAYAAVQAGYNFAFFAASQYLSSGQSLFQIFFKVYFAGFVFLVGAYAAFWIIDAPMKRNFGISSTKAISMFLGQWLSSSQDLEKTFESIGQDIETLVGYLSFKAKNLHLVLVVPYIHYGPFGNLGGSEFSYRICASLEKSLGCKAMAFHGTANHDFDPVSHQQLSKITAPVEKSIRAARHEGALAAYAQGKCANAHVDAYQINGCAFMGLSRAPQTTEDVDFGAGLSIMNEAEKIVPCAIAADQHNSETGDITFFSAGSLPAFQYLDAARQACAKVSKVRGQKTRLGFAQASPGSKSIGSGGIKVLDLQIGKAHNFIILFDSNGVTPAFRSRLLSKIEAGCRQNGLKLQKAEVYTTDTHQLNMIRGVLNPIGSSPEPQVEKMVLQAVFKAAGNLEEYKFHYGKERIRMRVFGQNQSTEIISTVNSIWAVARVAIPAILLASILLILYGLSKF
- a CDS encoding glycosyltransferase family 4 protein, with the translated sequence MKIVFFTDTYLPNVDGVVSSIVETRKTLEGLGHTVSIMSSGSTLDAKANPDGNVCYFKSVPFIPYPSYKVAIFPFGAPSAARRFSPQLLHCHALATMGLAALHTKGELGLPSVATFHTLVTDATHYISSSRHVRSITERAIWAYLKWFFPSFDVATCPSRFAQSRLASHGIKATVVPNGVDTDFFIPLKRKNPAAAGLRGKKVALYVGRVVREKNLELLIGAAKILSRESKDAAILICGKGPALHYYMGQVQRLGLSGVVKFMGYVPRNRIVGLYNSADCFVQPSKFETQGLSVLEALSCGIPACVLEGFATSEAVVDRENGFLFEDRPQSAAQAIIEALDCKNPSRVSKAARHSALQFSSKKCAKKLLEVYGQAIMLHKR